In a genomic window of Glycine max cultivar Williams 82 chromosome 13, Glycine_max_v4.0, whole genome shotgun sequence:
- the LOC100775871 gene encoding plant cysteine oxidase 2, producing the protein MGIERTLADRKGRDFCELPRETIASSNSRRNRRRQRKKPPVQKLFETCKVVFASAGTGFVPPHEDIDELQSVLDGIKPEDVGLRPDMPYFRTSATQRVPRITYLHIYECEKFSMGIFCLPPSGVIPLHNHPGMTVFSKLLFGTMHIKSYDWVVDLPPESPTTIKPSENQGPEMRLAKVKVDADFTAPCNPSILYPEDGGNLHCFTAVTACAVLDVLGPPYSDAEGRHCTYYHNFPFSNFSADGLSIPEEEKNAYEWLQEREELEDLEVNGKMYNGPKIVES; encoded by the exons ATGGGGATTGAGAGGACCTTGGCTGATAGAAAAGGAAGAGACTTTTGTGAATTGCCAAGAGAAACCATTGCCAGCAGCAACTCAAGGAGGAACCGGCGGCGGCAGAGGAAGAAGCCGCCGGTTCAGAAGCTTTTCGAGACTTGCAAGGTTGTCTTTGCCTCTGCAGGGACAGGCTTTGTCCCTCCCCATGAGGACATTGACGAGTTGCAGTCTGTTCTAG ATGGAATAAAGCCAGAAGATGTTGGTTTAAGACCAGATATGCCGTATTTCAGGACAAGTGCCACTCAGAGAGTGCCAAGAATCACGTACCTGCACATATATGAGTGTGAAAAGTTCTCG ATGGGGATATTTTGTTTGCCACCTTCTGGGGTCATTCCTCTTCACAATCACCCTGGAATGACGGTTTTCAGTAAGCTACTTTTTGGCACTATGCACATCAAGTCATATGATTGGGTCGTTGACTTGCCTCCTGAATCTCCTACAACTATCAAACCATCAGAAA ATCAAGGTCCTGAGATGAGGTTGGCCAAAGTTAAGGTTGATGCTGATTTCACTGCTCCCTGCAACCCCTCCATCCTTTATCCAGAAGATGGGGGCAACTTGCACTGTTTCACAGCAGTGACAGCATGTGCAGTTCTAGATGTGCTTGGTCCTCCATATTCTGATGCTGAAGGCAGACACTGCACATACTACCACAATTTCCCCTTTTCCAACTTTTCAG CGGATGGATTATCCATAccagaagaggaaaaaaatgctTATGAATGGCTACAAGAGAGGGAGGAACTTGAAGACTTAGAAGTTAATGGAAAAATGTACAACGGTCCCAAGATTGTTGAGAGCTAA